One Pseudorca crassidens isolate mPseCra1 chromosome 21, mPseCra1.hap1, whole genome shotgun sequence DNA segment encodes these proteins:
- the ASB5 gene encoding ankyrin repeat and SOCS box protein 5 isoform X2 yields MSWIYLNSGWLEVPWGDGDLGSWADRSPLHEAASQGRLLALRTLLSQGYNVNAVTIDHVTPLHEACLGDHVACARTLLQAGANVNAITIDGVTPLFNACSQGSPSCTELLLEYGAKPQQESCLPSPTHEAASKGHHECLEILISWGIDVDQDIPHLGTPLYVASMSQQFHCIRKLLYAGADVQKGKYWDTPLHAAAQQSCTEIVNLLLEFGADVNARNTELLRPVDVATSSSLVERLLLQHEATPSSLCQLCRLCIRNYIGRPRLHLIPQLQLPTLLQNFLQYR; encoded by the exons GTTCCTGGGCAGATCGGTCACCACTTCATGAAGCAGCAAGTCAAGGTCGTCTTCTTGCTCTGAGAACATTATTATCGCAG GGCTATAATGTCAATGCAGTAACCATAGACCACGTCACCCCGCTACACGAGGCCTGCCTTGGAGATCACGTGGCCTGTGCCAGGACACTTCTGCAAGCTGGAGCCAAC GTAAATGCGATCACCATAGACGGTGTGACCCCGTTGTTCAATGCGTGCTCACAAGGCAGCCCCAGCTGCACAGAACTGCTTCTGGAATATGGTGCCAAACCCCAGCAGGAGTCCTGTCTTCCTTCCCCTACACACGAGGCCGCCAGCAAAG GTCACCACGAATGTCTGGAAATCCTCATATCCTGGGGCATAGATGTTGATCAAGACATTCCTCATCTGGGAACCCCTCTGTATGTAGCTTCTATGTCTCAGCAGTTCCACTGCATCCGGAAGCTTCTTTACGCTG GCGCTGACGTACAAAAAGGCAAATATTGGGATACCCCATTACACGCTGCTGCTCAACAGTCCTGTACAGAAATTGTAAACTTACTGCTAGAATTTGGAGCGGACGTCAATGCCAGAAACACAGAGCTTCTGAGACCTGTCGACGTAGCGACCTCTAGCAGTTTGGTGGAAAGATTACTGCTTCAGCATGAAG CTACCCCAAGCTCTCTGTGCCAACTTTGCAGACTCTGTATCAGAAACTACATTGGAAGACCAAGATTACACCTTATCCCACAGCTCCAGCTGCCAACATTACTGCAGAATTTCTTACAGTATCGATAA